DNA sequence from the Parasphaerochaeta coccoides DSM 17374 genome:
GGAGCATCAGGTAGAGATCATAGTTGCGGAGGATCAGCTTCACCTTCGGGTTCCTGCGCAATCTGTCAAATGTATGCATAGTTTCATTCCTCCTCCAGTGCCTCGGCGATCAACCGGCCTTCGTTCTGCGCCGGAGCCTCGGCATCCAGCAGCTTCGCCATTGTAGGGGCGAAATCGATATTCCTGATCCTTGTATCAACGGTGGTGTTCTTCCTGATTCCGTTGCCCCACATAAGGGAGAAAATACGCAGCGCGCTGTCGTCCAGCGAATCATGGGTCGCCCCGACCGCCGGGGCGGCATCCTTGAAGATGTAGGGTATCGCAGGGGATATATAGAGATCGCAGAAGTCCATACTGCCGGTAGCAGCGATTTCACGACCGGTCATTACCTTGCCAACATACCACTTTCCTTCCAGTTCTTCCTTTAGGCTCGCAATCTGTGAGATAGGCATCGCTTCGGTGAACGTGAGCATTAGAGATAGCCCCGCGCTGCACAGCACCACATCGGTGGAGGCATCAGGAGACTGTCCGCCGACAAGCACCTCATAACGATACCCGCGGTCCTTCAGCACAGCCAGCAGGTATTCGTAGGCCATCTTCGTCTCAGGAGAGAAGGCGAACGGAGTCATGCCATGGTCGGTGATCAGGAAGAATGAGAGACGGTCGCAGATAGGCAGGGCGCTGACTTTTTCAAGGAAAATACCCAGTGCCGAATCC
Encoded proteins:
- a CDS encoding alkaline phosphatase family protein yields the protein MNEDRHVVYINWDGFAKYYYDIATKRGLIPVLDRLRDQGVFFENAWCGLPAITNPMQTAISSGAYAGKTGNVKLHYDRKIRQVIDQRHENRAENLAQSFWRQGLSVASIHHFTFEENGTYAGDKERPYIATSDSNFIQRFSELYRLLASEKVHTGNTLVELGAPPRFIAVYMDDLDTVGHNNGKLAPAAASEEGRIENVLWRLNQMDSALGIFLEKVSALPICDRLSFFLITDHGMTPFAFSPETKMAYEYLLAVLKDRGYRYEVLVGGQSPDASTDVVLCSAGLSLMLTFTEAMPISQIASLKEELEGKWYVGKVMTGREIAATGSMDFCDLYISPAIPYIFKDAAPAVGATHDSLDDSALRIFSLMWGNGIRKNTTVDTRIRNIDFAPTMAKLLDAEAPAQNEGRLIAEALEEE